The Hujiaoplasma nucleasis DNA window ATGATGTTTTTCTTCAATTTTTAAAAACTTTTGATATAGGTTCTCAATAAGTCCATGGTCAAAAGGAAACAACCTTTTGTCAATTCTATTTCGTAAGTCTAAGGTTTGCTTGGCGAGAATGTTTGTAATTTTATCACTGTAATTCATTTCTTTAGAATGAGCTTTAAATTCATGAATATCTACCACTCTATATGAAAAGTCAGCTTCAACCCTTAAATCTAAGTCATAATCAATATATTTAATGGCTTCATCATCAATTAAGGTTGGGCTGGCTAAATTACAATAAAAAGTTATTCTTTTTTTCTTAATAATGGCTATGACATTGTACCAGTTGTTTTTAAAAAAGAAAGATACTGAAGGTTCCTTT harbors:
- a CDS encoding DUF402 domain-containing protein — translated: MQINIGDHLIIQSYKHDQSLHRIWKHETVIENNDDHIIVANRRTKVVESNGRFWYTKEPSVSFFFKNNWYNVIAIIKKKRITFYCNLASPTLIDDEAIKYIDYDLDLRVEADFSYRVVDIHEFKAHSKEMNYSDKITNILAKQTLDLRNRIDKRLFPFDHGLIENLYQKFLKIEEKHHHQ